A portion of the Streptomyces sp. NBC_01335 genome contains these proteins:
- a CDS encoding quinone oxidoreductase family protein: MRRVRYHEYGGPEVLQVEEAEVPVPGEGQVLIRTEAVGANFVDTKYRQGPGAGAIFQRPLPGKLTGDVVGTVEAVGEGVEGFVVGERVAALAAEDAYADYVLATAQWTVKVGEGIDNGSATMLPMGAPVALRALRTGNFAAGESVLVHSAAGGIGHLAVQIAKLLGAGTVVATASSDAKLEFARKHGADIAVNYTEENWTDQVRAAVPGGIDVVLEAVGGDILRRSFDVLAPYGRAVTYGAASGDLISVPVTSIFALKSLAGFNLTAWRMARPEQARAEMDELAGYFAAGELTTAVHATVPLAEAAEAHRLLDDRAALGRVLLVP, encoded by the coding sequence ATGCGGCGCGTCCGCTACCACGAATACGGGGGACCTGAGGTCCTGCAGGTCGAGGAGGCCGAGGTACCGGTTCCCGGCGAGGGGCAGGTGCTCATCAGGACGGAGGCGGTCGGGGCCAACTTCGTCGACACCAAGTACCGGCAGGGGCCGGGTGCGGGGGCGATCTTCCAGCGGCCGCTGCCGGGCAAGCTGACCGGCGACGTCGTCGGCACGGTCGAGGCCGTCGGCGAGGGTGTCGAGGGGTTCGTGGTCGGAGAGCGGGTCGCGGCCCTTGCGGCGGAGGATGCCTACGCCGACTACGTGCTCGCCACGGCGCAGTGGACCGTCAAGGTGGGCGAGGGCATCGACAACGGCTCGGCCACCATGCTGCCGATGGGTGCGCCGGTCGCGTTGCGCGCGCTGCGGACGGGCAACTTCGCCGCCGGCGAGTCGGTACTGGTGCACTCCGCGGCAGGCGGCATCGGCCACCTCGCCGTGCAGATCGCGAAGCTGCTCGGGGCCGGCACGGTGGTCGCCACCGCCAGCTCCGACGCCAAGCTGGAGTTCGCCCGCAAGCACGGCGCCGACATCGCGGTGAACTACACCGAGGAGAACTGGACCGACCAGGTGCGCGCGGCGGTGCCGGGCGGGATCGACGTCGTGCTCGAGGCAGTGGGTGGCGACATCCTGCGGCGCAGCTTCGATGTGCTGGCGCCGTACGGCCGGGCCGTGACCTACGGTGCGGCCAGCGGTGACCTGATCTCCGTACCGGTCACGAGCATCTTCGCGCTCAAGTCCCTGGCGGGCTTCAACCTGACGGCATGGCGGATGGCCAGGCCCGAGCAGGCGCGCGCGGAAATGGACGAGCTCGCCGGCTACTTCGCCGCAGGCGAGCTCACCACCGCCGTGCACGCCACCGTGCCGCTCGCCGAGGCGGCCGAGGCACACCGGCTGCTCGACGACAGGGCCGCGCTGGGCCGGGTTCTGCTGGTCCCGTAA
- a CDS encoding family 1 encapsulin nanocompartment shell protein: MNNLHRELAPVTEAAWQQIEEEARRTFSRHVAGRRVVDVTDPEGPTLAAVGDGHLRPIDPPTPDVLARARTSMPVIEWRVPFTVTRQAVDDVERGSDDSDWQPVKDAARTCAFAEDMAIIDGYPAAGITGLRDGSSHDPLPLPADARDYPAAVSQALTRLRLAGVDGPYRLLLGADAFTEATETSDHGYPVATHIGRQLDDPILWAPAIKGGVLLSTRGGDFELRLGQDLSIGYQSHDATSVHLYFQQAFTFRLLTPEAVVPLIA, translated from the coding sequence ATGAACAATCTGCACCGAGAACTCGCCCCCGTCACCGAAGCCGCCTGGCAGCAGATCGAGGAGGAGGCGCGGCGGACGTTCAGCCGCCATGTCGCGGGCCGCAGGGTCGTCGACGTCACGGACCCGGAGGGCCCCACCCTGGCGGCGGTCGGCGACGGCCACCTGCGGCCCATCGACCCGCCCACCCCGGACGTGCTGGCGCGGGCCCGTACGTCGATGCCGGTGATCGAGTGGCGGGTGCCGTTCACGGTGACCCGGCAGGCCGTGGACGACGTCGAGCGCGGTTCCGACGACAGTGACTGGCAGCCCGTCAAGGACGCGGCGCGCACCTGCGCGTTCGCCGAGGACATGGCGATCATCGACGGGTACCCGGCGGCCGGGATCACCGGTCTGCGTGACGGCTCCTCGCACGATCCGCTGCCGCTGCCCGCCGACGCGCGAGACTACCCGGCGGCCGTCAGTCAGGCGCTGACCCGGCTGCGGCTCGCCGGTGTCGACGGCCCGTACCGGCTGCTGCTCGGCGCCGACGCCTTCACCGAGGCGACCGAGACCTCCGACCACGGGTATCCGGTGGCCACCCACATCGGCCGCCAGCTGGACGACCCCATCCTGTGGGCGCCCGCGATCAAGGGCGGAGTGCTGCTCTCCACCCGGGGCGGGGACTTCGAACTGCGGCTCGGCCAGGACCTGTCCATCGGCTACCAGAGCCATGACGCCACCTCCGTGCACCTCTACTTCCAGCAGGCCTTCACCTTCCGGCTGCTGACTCCGGAGGCCGTGGTCCCGCTCATCGCCTGA
- a CDS encoding tetratricopeptide repeat protein, giving the protein MAEKSATGRRAERGPVDDPATIGRRVHRLRAERGLTQRELAEPSYTPAYISTLEAGRVRPSEAAVRHLAERLGVSYEEIATGRPAHLATELRLRLVEAQRTLATGAAEDAVADFTELLAEADRLGLDQESASAALGLGECALETGDLPTARRHFEAAERLLADAPLSQRARAVRGRAVAHLLAGELRYACYLLESAIEELNSSGLPDPGALLLLYTASIAPYMDMGAHARAAQAGELALALAPRVDDPELVAGMHRGVARSLIAAGRTAEADASLARAAEIYQQLQIRTEMAHCHWMRGYVRAQGGDLSGAENELLAARDMLASKRAALYTAQVEVELADVLRRQGKARQAEDLLHRLLGELQPDRGAVHAAGAHRLLGLIHEEDGETDTAEEHYVKALALLERAGAAGDLADICRLLGDLLRRAGRTEAALDAYRTGLGHRAAPGSTTLGPAPVSPRPILGGAGQ; this is encoded by the coding sequence GTGGCGGAGAAGAGCGCGACCGGGCGTCGGGCGGAACGCGGACCGGTGGACGACCCCGCCACGATCGGCCGGCGCGTCCACCGGCTGCGCGCGGAGCGCGGTCTCACCCAGCGCGAGCTCGCCGAACCCTCGTACACACCCGCCTACATATCCACGCTGGAGGCGGGCCGGGTCCGGCCCTCCGAGGCGGCCGTCCGGCACCTCGCCGAGCGGCTCGGCGTGAGTTACGAGGAGATCGCCACCGGGCGCCCCGCCCACCTCGCGACCGAGTTGCGGCTGCGCCTGGTAGAAGCCCAGCGCACCCTGGCGACCGGCGCCGCCGAGGACGCGGTGGCCGACTTCACCGAGCTGCTCGCCGAGGCCGACCGGCTCGGACTCGACCAGGAGAGCGCCTCGGCAGCCCTGGGGCTCGGCGAATGCGCCCTGGAGACCGGTGATCTCCCCACCGCCCGGCGGCACTTCGAGGCGGCCGAGCGCCTGCTCGCGGACGCCCCGCTCTCCCAGCGGGCGCGGGCCGTCCGGGGCCGGGCCGTCGCGCACCTGCTGGCGGGCGAACTCCGTTACGCCTGCTACCTGTTGGAGAGCGCCATCGAGGAGCTGAACTCCTCCGGTCTCCCGGACCCCGGCGCGCTCCTGCTGCTGTACACGGCGTCGATCGCGCCGTACATGGACATGGGCGCCCACGCACGGGCGGCGCAGGCGGGCGAGCTGGCGCTCGCGCTGGCTCCCCGGGTCGACGATCCGGAACTGGTGGCGGGCATGCACCGCGGGGTGGCCAGGTCCCTCATCGCCGCCGGGCGCACCGCCGAGGCCGACGCCTCGCTGGCCCGGGCGGCGGAGATCTACCAGCAGCTCCAGATCCGTACGGAGATGGCGCACTGCCACTGGATGCGCGGCTACGTACGGGCCCAGGGCGGTGACCTCTCCGGAGCCGAGAACGAGCTGCTCGCCGCCCGGGACATGCTGGCCTCGAAGCGGGCGGCCCTCTACACGGCGCAGGTCGAGGTGGAGCTCGCGGACGTCCTGCGCCGGCAGGGCAAGGCGCGCCAGGCCGAGGACCTGCTGCACCGGCTGCTGGGCGAGCTCCAGCCGGACCGGGGCGCGGTGCACGCGGCCGGGGCGCACCGGCTCCTCGGGCTGATCCACGAGGAGGACGGGGAGACCGACACCGCCGAGGAGCACTACGTCAAGGCGCTGGCCCTGCTGGAGCGCGCCGGGGCGGCCGGGGACCTCGCGGACATCTGCCGGCTCCTCGGCGACCTGCTGCGCCGGGCGGGGCGCACGGAGGCCGCCCTGGACGCGTACCGGACCGGGCTCGGCCACCGGGCGGCCCCCGGTTCCACCACCCTGGGCCCCGCACCGGTGAGCCCGCGCCCGATCCTCGGGGGCGCCGGGCAGTAG
- a CDS encoding LLM class flavin-dependent oxidoreductase produces the protein MEALGVRDDLGRVQGIANIWARQAPTTQAGAETLAAAYPGRLALGLGVSARVLVEAHGLTYGKPVDEMTAYLDRMDAAQGQAFDVPFPRLLAALGPKMLEVAAARADGAYPHSMPVEHTARARAVLGQDKLLVVGVGVFLDEDRSRARSGARQGSLFRIPGSPYVASMRRLGFPADELGAKPSDRVIDAMFACGDEQVVAARVREHLDAGADHVVVQPMGAGLGTLVGHLERIAGELR, from the coding sequence GTGGAAGCCCTGGGTGTACGAGACGATCTTGGACGCGTACAGGGGATCGCCAACATCTGGGCGCGGCAGGCGCCGACGACGCAGGCGGGTGCGGAGACGCTGGCCGCCGCCTACCCGGGCAGGCTGGCGCTCGGCCTCGGCGTGAGCGCCCGCGTGCTCGTCGAGGCGCACGGTCTGACCTACGGCAAGCCGGTCGACGAGATGACCGCCTACCTCGACCGTATGGACGCGGCGCAAGGACAGGCGTTCGACGTGCCGTTTCCCCGCCTGCTCGCCGCGCTCGGCCCGAAGATGCTGGAAGTGGCCGCCGCTCGTGCCGACGGGGCCTACCCGCACTCGATGCCGGTGGAGCACACGGCGCGGGCACGTGCCGTGCTCGGCCAGGACAAGCTGCTCGTGGTCGGTGTCGGAGTCTTCCTGGACGAGGACCGTTCCCGCGCCCGGTCGGGCGCGAGGCAGGGATCACTCTTCCGCATCCCGGGTTCGCCGTACGTCGCCAGCATGCGCAGGCTCGGTTTCCCCGCAGACGAGCTGGGAGCCAAACCGTCGGACCGGGTGATCGACGCGATGTTCGCCTGCGGTGACGAACAGGTCGTCGCCGCACGTGTGCGCGAGCACCTCGACGCGGGCGCGGATCACGTGGTGGTGCAACCGATGGGCGCCGGCCTCGGCACGCTGGTCGGCCATCTGGAGCGCATCGCGGGCGAACTGAGGTGA
- a CDS encoding threonine ammonia-lyase, which yields MQETRLDTARIRAARRVIDPVFLDTPLYRCEALEPGLGCTVSIKLETANPVRSFKARGTEVVASLLADDASRAVVCASAGNLGQALAWSGRGRGLDVTVVASRFATRAKLDRIRALGAGLELVDGDHEMARERAAAIARHDGIRLVEDSLDIETCEGAATIGLELVDTTSSFDTVLIALGGGALATGVGHVVKALAPQVEVICVQPLGAPAMTHSWRQRRVVTTDSTDTIADGVAGRRPIPAVLDDLLLVADDAVLVQEPSIIAGMRMLLDHAGLVVEPSAALGIAAILEDRDRFAGRHVVTIVCGSNIDVDAYHRWVGTAPIHRL from the coding sequence GTGCAGGAGACGCGTCTCGACACTGCTCGGATCCGGGCGGCTCGCCGGGTGATCGACCCGGTCTTTCTCGACACTCCGCTGTACCGCTGCGAGGCGCTGGAGCCCGGCCTCGGGTGCACGGTGAGCATCAAGCTCGAAACGGCGAACCCGGTCCGCAGTTTCAAGGCCCGCGGCACCGAGGTAGTCGCGAGCCTGCTGGCCGACGATGCGTCGCGCGCCGTGGTGTGCGCGAGCGCGGGCAACCTTGGCCAAGCCCTCGCGTGGTCCGGTCGCGGCCGGGGGCTCGACGTGACCGTCGTGGCATCCCGCTTTGCGACTCGGGCCAAGCTTGATCGCATCCGCGCGTTGGGCGCCGGATTGGAGCTGGTGGACGGCGACCACGAGATGGCTCGCGAGCGGGCGGCGGCCATCGCGCGGCACGACGGCATCCGGCTGGTCGAAGACAGCCTGGACATCGAGACCTGCGAGGGCGCGGCGACCATCGGCCTGGAACTGGTGGACACCACGTCATCGTTCGACACCGTCCTGATTGCTCTCGGCGGCGGGGCGCTGGCCACCGGCGTGGGGCATGTGGTGAAGGCACTGGCACCCCAAGTCGAGGTGATATGCGTCCAGCCGCTGGGCGCACCGGCGATGACACACTCGTGGCGCCAGCGGCGCGTCGTCACCACCGACTCGACCGACACCATCGCTGACGGCGTCGCCGGCCGACGTCCCATCCCCGCCGTCCTGGACGATCTCCTCCTGGTCGCTGACGACGCCGTCCTGGTTCAGGAGCCGTCGATCATCGCCGGTATGCGGATGCTCCTTGACCACGCCGGCCTCGTCGTCGAACCTTCGGCCGCGCTCGGCATCGCAGCGATCCTCGAAGACCGCGACCGCTTCGCCGGCCGACACGTTGTCACCATCGTGTGCGGCAGCAACATCGACGTAGACGCCTACCACCGCTGGGTCGGCACAGCTCCCATCCACAGGTTGTGA
- a CDS encoding HalD/BesD family halogenase — protein MPLPSHRESLRRRFSRDGYLALPGLISPAGLTELGAEARRLEAEAVRRDFRMECMADSPRHMTTLGGHRIADASPLITRLYADRELTGLLSCLLGEAVVAVRDPVERHVLNILHRPGDTHGAHTDDYPLALVLFLEAPPNPADGGLLEFHPGRGDLDALDAPGTQHVHHRPGDGYLLRSDRTAHRVTPLGRPGLRRTVLNFAYTTPDRQASTAPSASLLYK, from the coding sequence ATGCCTTTGCCCTCTCACCGCGAATCGCTGCGGCGGCGGTTCTCCCGTGACGGCTACCTCGCCCTGCCCGGACTCATCAGCCCCGCCGGACTCACCGAGCTCGGGGCGGAAGCACGCCGGCTGGAGGCCGAGGCGGTACGGCGGGACTTCCGCATGGAGTGCATGGCCGACAGCCCCCGGCACATGACCACGCTCGGCGGGCACCGGATCGCCGACGCCTCACCGCTCATCACCCGCCTCTACGCAGACCGGGAACTGACTGGGCTGCTCTCCTGCTTGCTGGGTGAGGCCGTCGTCGCCGTGCGCGACCCCGTCGAGCGGCACGTTCTGAACATCCTCCACCGCCCCGGTGACACCCACGGCGCGCACACCGACGACTACCCGCTCGCCCTCGTCCTCTTCCTGGAAGCCCCGCCCAACCCCGCTGACGGCGGACTGCTGGAGTTCCACCCCGGCCGCGGAGACCTCGACGCCCTCGATGCCCCCGGCACCCAGCACGTGCACCACCGGCCCGGTGACGGATACCTCCTGCGCAGCGACCGCACCGCCCACCGCGTCACCCCGCTCGGCCGGCCGGGGCTGCGGCGTACGGTGCTCAACTTCGCCTACACCACACCCGACCGCCAGGCATCCACCGCACCGTCCGCCTCCCTCCTCTACAAGTAA
- a CDS encoding GNAT family N-acetyltransferase: MWRLPADAYRAEAAQQQYRPEWTWAAWGPDGRVLARALWWGQSDSAHPIALDCLAIADDVPTAERAALGAMLLDAGHQAFREAGAQAPPLYNLMRLPGAWRDDPEYVAAVSWRQEAARRAGLTIEVERLQFEWTPEVPLPAEPERLVFSPEPDDDVFLAAMLRVAEGTLDAHTLEGEAANGREATTRESLQFYLDRPGKREWWRLAHTPDGTLAGLAIPSATPYNRNVGYLGVVPELRGRGHVSEILAAITRFQAADGAERITATTDLGNQPMAAAFTRTGYRNTETRLIFSAPMD; encoded by the coding sequence GTGTGGCGCCTGCCGGCCGACGCCTACCGTGCGGAGGCCGCCCAGCAGCAGTACCGTCCGGAGTGGACCTGGGCCGCCTGGGGCCCGGACGGCCGGGTGCTGGCCCGAGCCTTGTGGTGGGGGCAGAGCGACAGCGCCCACCCGATCGCACTCGACTGCCTCGCGATAGCCGACGACGTCCCCACTGCCGAAAGGGCCGCGCTGGGCGCCATGCTCCTGGACGCGGGGCATCAGGCTTTCCGCGAGGCGGGCGCCCAGGCCCCGCCGCTGTACAACCTCATGCGCCTGCCCGGCGCGTGGCGGGACGATCCCGAGTACGTCGCCGCCGTGTCCTGGCGCCAGGAAGCCGCCCGCCGGGCCGGACTGACGATCGAGGTGGAACGCCTGCAATTCGAGTGGACGCCCGAGGTGCCGCTGCCCGCCGAACCCGAGCGGCTGGTGTTCTCCCCGGAACCCGACGACGACGTCTTCCTCGCCGCGATGCTGCGGGTGGCGGAGGGCACACTCGACGCCCACACCCTGGAGGGCGAAGCGGCCAACGGCCGTGAGGCCACCACACGCGAGAGCCTGCAGTTCTATCTCGACCGGCCCGGCAAGCGGGAATGGTGGCGCCTCGCGCACACCCCGGACGGCACCCTGGCCGGCCTCGCGATCCCGTCGGCCACCCCGTACAACCGCAACGTCGGCTACCTCGGCGTCGTCCCCGAACTACGCGGTCGCGGCCACGTGTCCGAGATCCTCGCGGCCATCACCCGCTTCCAGGCCGCGGACGGCGCCGAACGCATCACCGCCACGACCGACCTCGGCAACCAGCCGATGGCGGCGGCGTTCACCCGCACCGGATACCGCAACACGGAGACCCGGCTCATCTTCTCCGCACCGATGGACTAG
- a CDS encoding TetR/AcrR family transcriptional regulator yields the protein MAEVRRERADAARNRRAILRATEELLALYRPDEISMEQVAAAAGVGKGTVFHRFGSRMGLMHALMQDRALALHDAVVSGPPPLGPDADPRSRLFAFLDGIVAVVARNKGLLAALGHAVTTTQRPRADDGHPVYRFWHGHLSTLLAELRPSLDAELMAHVLLSTLSSEPILRLLERGEGERLAVALRLTATSLLDA from the coding sequence ATGGCGGAAGTCCGACGCGAACGCGCCGACGCGGCCCGCAACCGCCGCGCGATCTTGCGCGCCACCGAAGAACTCCTGGCCCTGTACCGCCCGGACGAGATCTCCATGGAGCAGGTCGCCGCGGCGGCCGGCGTCGGCAAGGGCACCGTGTTCCATCGCTTCGGCAGCCGTATGGGCCTCATGCACGCCCTGATGCAGGACCGTGCCCTGGCCCTGCACGACGCCGTCGTCTCCGGGCCGCCACCCCTGGGTCCCGACGCCGACCCACGTTCGCGTCTCTTCGCGTTCCTCGACGGCATCGTGGCCGTGGTGGCCCGGAACAAGGGCCTGCTCGCGGCCCTCGGCCACGCCGTCACCACCACCCAACGCCCCAGGGCGGACGACGGCCATCCTGTCTACCGCTTCTGGCACGGCCACCTCAGCACCTTGCTCGCCGAGCTGCGCCCCTCGCTGGACGCCGAGCTGATGGCGCACGTTCTGCTGTCGACTCTGAGCAGTGAGCCCATTCTGCGACTCCTGGAGAGGGGGGAGGGGGAACGGCTGGCGGTCGCGTTGCGGCTGACGGCGACGAGCCTGCTGGACGCGTGA
- a CDS encoding Dyp-type peroxidase has protein sequence MPDAVPDPVRVQPVVAPLTEAALILVGTIEPGGEEAVRSVLPEVASIARSLGFRFPDAGLSCVLGFGSQAWDRLFGGGRPALLHPFQELRGPRHTAPATPGDLLLHIRAERADVCHEWAAQLLDRLGGAVRIVDETQGFRYLDHRDLLGFVDGTENPVGDDARAAALVGDEDPSFAGGSYVLVQKYLHDLTAWKALSTEEQERVIGRTKADDVELPEGVQPADSHVALNTVTDPDGTERDILRANMPFGSFGRGEFGTYFIGYAADPGVTERMLRNMFLGDPPGTHDRILDFSTAVTGTLFYAPDAGFLDAPPPPPAAAGTRPLPETAAPPVLSTAALQDDSVLPALAGDGSLRIGSLQESAQ, from the coding sequence ATGCCCGATGCCGTTCCGGACCCCGTCAGGGTGCAGCCCGTGGTGGCTCCGCTCACCGAGGCGGCGCTGATCCTCGTCGGCACGATCGAGCCGGGTGGCGAGGAGGCCGTACGGTCCGTGCTGCCGGAGGTCGCCTCGATCGCCCGGTCACTCGGCTTCCGCTTCCCGGACGCCGGGCTCTCCTGTGTGCTGGGCTTCGGCTCCCAGGCCTGGGACCGGCTCTTCGGCGGCGGGCGTCCGGCGCTGCTGCACCCGTTCCAGGAGCTGCGCGGACCGCGCCACACCGCCCCGGCCACCCCCGGCGACCTGCTCCTGCACATCCGGGCCGAGCGGGCGGACGTCTGCCACGAGTGGGCCGCGCAGCTGCTCGACCGTCTCGGCGGGGCGGTCCGGATCGTGGACGAGACGCAGGGGTTCCGCTACCTCGACCACCGCGACCTGCTGGGATTCGTCGACGGTACGGAGAACCCGGTGGGCGACGACGCCCGGGCCGCCGCGCTGGTGGGCGACGAGGACCCATCGTTCGCCGGAGGCAGTTACGTCCTCGTGCAGAAGTACCTGCACGATCTGACCGCCTGGAAGGCCCTGAGCACCGAGGAGCAGGAGCGGGTCATCGGCCGCACCAAGGCGGACGACGTCGAACTCCCCGAGGGCGTCCAGCCCGCCGACTCGCACGTCGCGCTCAACACCGTCACCGACCCGGACGGCACCGAGCGGGACATCCTCCGCGCCAACATGCCGTTCGGCAGCTTCGGGCGGGGCGAGTTCGGTACGTACTTCATCGGGTACGCGGCCGACCCCGGCGTCACGGAGCGGATGCTCCGCAACATGTTCCTCGGCGACCCGCCCGGTACGCACGACCGCATCCTGGACTTCTCCACGGCGGTCACCGGCACGCTCTTCTACGCCCCCGACGCCGGCTTCCTCGACGCCCCGCCCCCGCCCCCCGCCGCCGCGGGCACCCGGCCGCTGCCGGAGACGGCGGCCCCGCCGGTCCTGTCCACGGCGGCGCTCCAGGACGACTCCGTACTCCCCGCCCTCGCGGGCGACGGTTCGCTGCGCATCGGCAGCCTGCAAGAAAGCGCCCAGTGA
- a CDS encoding diaminopimelate decarboxylase, whose translation MTQTISFTGARPAPKFAPVVRRAVADGLLGETQPVVGFIDTEGVRGSVEALREAFAGAPQVLHTFAAKACSLVPVLRLLASYGMGCEVASPGELRLAMDAGFAPSMIVLDSPAKTREEIRLALALGIAVNADSLDELRRIDALRWSTSPSVLGLRVNPQVGAGAIGAMSTATATSKFGVPLRDPGARAAVVRAFAERPWLTRLHAHVGSQGCPLELLAAGVVETYRLAEEINAHLGERRITSLDIGGGLPVNFADDEVRPTHGDYVTALRTAVPDLFDGRYALVTEFGRSLLAKNGFIGALVEYTKDAGGRRIALTHAGAQTATRTVLMPGSWPLRVGAFGPDGLPKGGPPLVQDVAGPCCFAGDVVAHGQELPELREGDFVVLYDTGAYYFSAPWAYNSLPRPAVYGFRTTDGGDGCDRVRFAPVRDAQTLESIAAESGLVHADALVGLGGVNSGVNGGSGRGVGSALV comes from the coding sequence ATGACTCAGACGATTTCCTTCACCGGCGCCCGGCCCGCCCCGAAGTTCGCCCCCGTCGTGCGGCGCGCGGTCGCCGACGGTCTGCTCGGCGAGACGCAGCCCGTCGTCGGATTCATCGACACCGAGGGGGTGCGGGGCTCGGTCGAGGCCCTGCGCGAGGCGTTCGCCGGGGCCCCGCAGGTACTGCACACCTTCGCCGCGAAGGCCTGCTCGCTCGTCCCGGTGCTGCGCCTGCTCGCCTCGTACGGCATGGGGTGCGAGGTGGCGAGCCCCGGGGAGCTCCGGCTGGCCATGGACGCCGGTTTCGCGCCCTCGATGATCGTGCTGGACTCCCCCGCCAAGACCCGTGAGGAGATCCGGCTGGCGCTGGCGCTCGGGATCGCCGTCAATGCCGACAGCCTCGACGAGCTGCGCCGCATCGACGCACTGCGCTGGTCCACCTCCCCCTCGGTGCTCGGACTGCGGGTGAACCCGCAGGTCGGGGCCGGTGCGATCGGAGCGATGAGCACGGCCACCGCCACCTCGAAGTTCGGCGTGCCGCTGCGGGACCCCGGGGCCCGTGCGGCGGTGGTGCGCGCCTTCGCGGAACGCCCCTGGCTGACCCGGCTGCACGCCCACGTGGGCTCCCAGGGCTGCCCGCTGGAGTTGCTCGCGGCCGGGGTCGTGGAGACGTACCGGCTGGCCGAGGAGATCAACGCGCACCTCGGCGAGCGCCGGATCACCAGCCTCGACATCGGGGGCGGGCTGCCGGTGAACTTCGCGGACGACGAGGTGCGGCCCACCCACGGCGACTACGTGACCGCGCTGCGTACCGCCGTACCGGACCTCTTCGACGGGCGGTACGCGCTGGTGACGGAGTTCGGCCGGTCGCTGCTGGCGAAGAACGGGTTCATCGGGGCGTTGGTCGAGTACACGAAGGACGCGGGCGGCCGGCGCATCGCCCTGACCCACGCGGGCGCGCAGACGGCGACCCGTACCGTCCTGATGCCCGGGTCCTGGCCGCTGCGGGTGGGGGCCTTCGGGCCGGACGGTCTGCCCAAGGGCGGGCCTCCGCTCGTGCAGGACGTCGCCGGTCCCTGCTGCTTCGCCGGGGACGTGGTCGCGCACGGCCAGGAGCTGCCGGAGCTGCGCGAGGGCGACTTCGTGGTGCTCTACGACACGGGCGCCTACTACTTCTCGGCGCCGTGGGCGTACAACAGCCTGCCGAGGCCGGCGGTGTACGGCTTCCGTACGACGGACGGGGGCGACGGGTGCGACCGGGTGCGTTTCGCGCCGGTGCGCGACGCCCAGACCCTGGAATCGATCGCGGCGGAGAGCGGGCTCGTCCACGCCGACGCGCTGGTGGGCCTCGGCGGTGTCAACAGCGGCGTGAACGGCGGATCGGGCAGAGGCGTGGGCAGCGCCCTCGTGTGA
- a CDS encoding Shedu anti-phage system protein SduA domain-containing protein, with product MSKAQQLISREFLTHIHDADGTPTGVELSATRPRQVVVIGNLRGFTRNGRVNPEKIDSFELHRASIQDVETMTFDELCRRACLIVEDRYDFRPPCGACEVLTCRGGRRTVRWMPGGRVWCRRS from the coding sequence GTGAGCAAGGCTCAGCAGCTCATCTCCCGCGAGTTCCTCACCCATATCCACGACGCAGACGGCACTCCGACCGGCGTCGAACTGTCCGCCACCCGGCCCCGGCAGGTCGTGGTGATCGGGAACCTGCGCGGGTTCACCCGCAACGGCCGTGTGAACCCGGAGAAGATCGACTCCTTCGAGCTGCACCGGGCATCGATCCAGGACGTCGAAACCATGACGTTCGATGAGCTCTGCCGGCGGGCGTGCCTCATCGTCGAAGATCGATATGACTTCCGTCCACCTTGCGGAGCGTGTGAGGTACTTACTTGTAGAGGAGGGAGGCGGACGGTGCGGTGGATGCCTGGCGGTCGGGTGTGGTGTAGGCGAAGTTGA
- the panD gene encoding aspartate 1-decarboxylase, with protein sequence MIRTMFKSKIHRATVTQADLHYVGSVTIDAELMEAADLLPGELVHIVDITNGARLETYVIEGERGSGVIGINGAAAHLVHPGDLVILISYAQVDDAEARTLVPSVVHVDAENRIVALGNDASAPVPGTPTERSPHAVPSAR encoded by the coding sequence ATGATCCGCACCATGTTCAAGTCCAAGATTCACCGTGCCACCGTGACCCAGGCCGACCTGCACTACGTGGGATCGGTCACGATCGACGCCGAGCTGATGGAAGCCGCCGATCTGCTCCCCGGTGAACTGGTGCACATCGTCGACATCACCAACGGTGCCCGCCTGGAGACCTACGTCATCGAGGGCGAGCGGGGTTCCGGCGTGATCGGGATCAACGGTGCCGCCGCGCATCTCGTGCACCCGGGTGACCTGGTCATCCTGATCAGCTACGCGCAGGTCGACGACGCGGAGGCGCGCACGCTCGTCCCCAGTGTGGTGCACGTCGACGCGGAGAACCGGATCGTCGCGCTGGGGAACGACGCCTCCGCGCCGGTACCGGGTACCCCCACCGAGCGCAGTCCGCACGCGGTCCCGTCGGCCCGCTGA